Within the Sphingobium baderi genome, the region GTTCCAACCCAACGCGGACACCATATACAAGAGCGCGGATATCGACGCGCGAGGCGTCTACCGGCTGCGAGGGCGGCTTGGGACGGTCGATATTTTCAAGCTGGCCGAACTCGGCCCCGATATGATCCGCACCAACAAGCCATCCGGCGCACGAGCGCACCACGACTTCAAAACTCTCAAGCGCGATGCCGAGGGTCGCTATGACGTCATTCTCTCCGCAGAGAAACCGGCTGGTTATACCGGCGAATGGTGGAAGCTGGACGCCGGCACAGTCAAGCTGATGACGCGGCAAATGAGTTCGGACTGGGCGAAGGAGATCGATCCGACGATCTCGATTGAGCGGCTCGACGTGCCCGCAGCGATGCCGCAGCCCACAGTCGAGGAGATGCGCGCGTCCCTGGCAGAGCTTCCCGATATGATCGGCAATGCCGCGACCTTCTTTGTCGACCATGTTGAACAATTGCGGCAGGATGGCTTCATCAACAAGATGAAGATCTTCGATCTGACCAACATGACGGGACTGGAAGGGCAATTCTATTATGAAGGCGCCTATGATCTTGCCCCGGATGAAGCCCTCATCATTGAGGCCAAGGTCCCGGAGAAATGCGTCTACTGGTCGATCATTCTTACTAACGACATCTACGAGACGACCGATTGGTATAACCACCAATCGAGCCTCAATCGCGCGCAAGCGCACGTCGATCGCGATGGTGTGTTTCGCGCGGTCATTTCCGGGACGGATCCGGGCGTTCCGAATTGGCTGGACGTTGCCGGCTATCAGAGCGGCGCCGTTCAAGGCCGCTGGACGAACTGTTCGGCAACGCCGATCCCAACGACGCAGGTCGTGAAAATCAAAAATATTCGCAAATATCTTCCAGTCGATACGCCAAAGGTGACGCTTGCCGAGCGCGACGCCACCGTCCGCGCGCGCCGCGAAGCATATCAGCAGCGACCGCTCTGGTAGCCACCGCGCGCCAACTATTCGGTTATTCTTATATTCTGGAGCTATTCAATGAATCCGCTGACAATGTCGTCGTTGGCTGCCCTTGCTGCTGCCAGCGTCTCGCTTCCGAGCGCCGCGCAGCCACCGGCCCCTACGACCATGCAGACAACTACCGAGGCGGATGGCGCCATTCCCGACATCATTGTCCAGGCTCGCCGACGCGATGAAGGACTGCAATCGGTGCCATTGGCGATCACCGCTTTAAGTGGTGATGCTCTGCGGAGCCAAAGCGTGGTGACGGTGCAGGATCTGGGTCAGCATATCCCCAGCCTGACCGTTAGTGGCAACCTGGGGCGCCGCGACACAGTCGTTATCGGCATACGCGGCCAACGCAACCTGCTCCCACGTCTCAGCTACGATGCTGCTGTCGGTGTATATTTTGCGGAGGTGCCGATCGCACGCCCCTACGGCCTCAATGCATCATTGTACGACATTTCCTCCGTTCAGGTACTGAAGGGCCCGCAGGGCACGCTATTCGGCCGCAACACCACCGGAGGCGCAATGCTTTTTGAACCAAATCGGCCAACCGATGACTTTGGTGGCTCGGTCGAATTGGAATACGGTAACTACGATCATCGCATGGTGACGGGTATGTTCAATCTCCCGGTGAGCGATACGCTGGCAGTGCGAGTAGCCGGACGGATCGCCAAACGCGATGGCTTCACCAAGAATATCCTGACCGGGAAGCGGCTCGACGCCGTGGATAACCAATCCTTCCGCGCCTCGGTGAAGTTCAATCCCACGCCGGATATCGAGAACCTGCTCGTCTATGACTTTTACCACAGCAGCACATCCGGCCAAAGTGTCTATCTAAGAGCGCTACGTCCCGGCGGGGTGGTTTCCCGGTTGTTTGGACCGGGCGGGACCTTCGGCGACATCGCTAGCGAATTGGCCGCTCAAAAGGAAAGAAGCCCTCGTCGCGTGGCGCTGGACGGTGTCGGACCGTCCAAGGTACGCAACCAAGGCA harbors:
- a CDS encoding DUF1214 domain-containing protein — translated: MAPDSFSEWKEFASGIDRAAQRMAAKLPERLRNDPIMLERAQKLLIASTVRNGLKSLAGNRSYPSFTPEIGLLINLFQPNADTIYKSADIDARGVYRLRGRLGTVDIFKLAELGPDMIRTNKPSGARAHHDFKTLKRDAEGRYDVILSAEKPAGYTGEWWKLDAGTVKLMTRQMSSDWAKEIDPTISIERLDVPAAMPQPTVEEMRASLAELPDMIGNAATFFVDHVEQLRQDGFINKMKIFDLTNMTGLEGQFYYEGAYDLAPDEALIIEAKVPEKCVYWSIILTNDIYETTDWYNHQSSLNRAQAHVDRDGVFRAVISGTDPGVPNWLDVAGYQSGAVQGRWTNCSATPIPTTQVVKIKNIRKYLPVDTPKVTLAERDATVRARREAYQQRPLW